One window of Mangrovibacterium diazotrophicum genomic DNA carries:
- a CDS encoding OmpP1/FadL family transporter, which yields MKKILYTTLIILAAGSTVFAQNMVDALRLSDVRLQGTARATAMGNAFGALGGDFTSASINPAGLGLYRSNEFVFTTQFGEAKYDASYLGASASDSKFNVSVPSIGYVVNFPSASNSTSSLVSFSLGLGYNRMNNFNVKKLVMGRGATSSMLDQFVVNADGSTVGNLDPFYEALAAYDPSDDYGTDLIYYYDSDPNKIYYHDMLVYQADDPSNLENFAHDQRKSFSQKGSVDEYTISFAANFNHKVYLGATIGIHDVYFKETTTLNEYNIDYEGNNDFNRYLNEYSFNSYLRTTGSGFNFKIGAIFKPVDQLRIGLAFHSPTFYDLHDSYDNSMYSDIDYITDDGSYINYKTTAYSPYGDYDYQMETPMKGIVSAAYVIGKSGLISVDYEYVDYGSMKLRDGGDGYDFYDENQDIKEAFKSVGNLRVGGEYRVNNFFSLRGGYEYFPSPYKSVAFGTDQMNSDANTSTYSAGFGLKSGGFFFDAAYKYMTSTSYMELYQVPDGVSSPMAKMDYTNNNITFTLGFRF from the coding sequence ATGAAAAAAATACTTTATACCACACTTATCATTCTGGCCGCTGGATCAACAGTATTTGCACAGAATATGGTAGATGCTTTGCGATTATCTGACGTGAGATTACAGGGAACGGCCCGCGCAACTGCGATGGGAAATGCCTTTGGAGCACTCGGTGGTGACTTTACTTCAGCCAGTATAAACCCCGCCGGCTTGGGCTTATACCGAAGCAATGAATTCGTATTTACAACACAATTTGGCGAAGCTAAATATGATGCCAGTTATTTAGGAGCAAGTGCATCTGACTCGAAATTCAATGTAAGTGTACCCAGTATTGGTTACGTTGTCAACTTCCCGTCTGCATCCAATAGCACCAGTTCGCTGGTTAGCTTTAGCCTGGGACTTGGCTACAACCGGATGAACAACTTCAATGTGAAAAAACTGGTCATGGGCCGTGGTGCAACATCTTCAATGCTTGATCAATTTGTGGTAAATGCAGACGGATCGACGGTCGGCAACCTGGATCCTTTTTATGAAGCACTGGCAGCCTACGATCCCAGTGATGACTACGGCACGGATCTTATTTACTACTATGATAGTGATCCGAATAAAATATACTATCACGACATGTTAGTATATCAGGCAGACGATCCCAGCAACCTGGAAAATTTTGCTCACGACCAACGAAAATCATTTTCACAAAAAGGAAGCGTGGACGAATACACCATATCATTCGCAGCCAACTTCAACCACAAAGTTTACTTAGGTGCAACTATTGGTATTCATGATGTTTATTTTAAAGAAACAACCACTTTAAACGAGTACAACATCGATTACGAAGGCAACAATGACTTTAACCGTTACCTGAATGAATACTCGTTCAACTCATACCTGAGAACAACCGGCTCGGGCTTTAACTTCAAAATTGGTGCGATTTTCAAACCAGTCGACCAATTGAGAATCGGCCTTGCGTTCCATTCTCCCACATTCTATGATTTGCACGACAGCTACGACAACAGCATGTACTCAGATATTGATTACATAACTGATGATGGAAGCTACATCAATTATAAAACGACAGCCTACTCTCCTTACGGTGATTACGACTACCAAATGGAGACACCAATGAAAGGGATTGTCAGTGCAGCCTACGTAATCGGAAAATCAGGATTGATTAGCGTGGATTATGAATACGTAGACTACGGCTCAATGAAATTAAGAGATGGTGGCGATGGCTACGATTTCTACGACGAAAACCAAGATATCAAAGAGGCGTTTAAATCAGTCGGCAACCTGCGAGTTGGCGGTGAATACCGGGTGAATAATTTCTTCAGTTTAAGAGGTGGTTATGAGTATTTCCCAAGTCCGTACAAAAGCGTTGCTTTTGGCACCGATCAAATGAACAGCGATGCAAACACCTCAACTTATTCTGCAGGTTTTGGTCTTAAATCTGGTGGGTTCTTCTTTGATGCTGCTTACAAATACATGACCAGCACAAGCTACATGGAACTTTACCAGGTTCCCGACGGAGTAAGCTCTCCGATGGCCAAGATGGATTACACAAACAACAATATCACATTTACATTAGGGTTTAGATTTTAA